Proteins from a single region of Pseudarthrobacter sp. NIBRBAC000502772:
- a CDS encoding diacylglycerol kinase family protein, whose product MNDWLLYVLSAAALAFAVSSWWGVRKLKALHIRSAVHEEAHETGLTQQRVVVILNPVKARAPEAKEAIRRACLTAGWDEPLFLETTAEDPGYSQARSALDYKADVVLVGGGDGTVRVVAESLAHTDVAMGLIPLGTGNLLARNVDLDVNDLHANVQTALFGHQRYIDTARMGIENSRTGHSSEHAFLVIAGIGMDAEILADTNAGLKKAVGWLAYTEAGMRHLPGRRRKVSVALDDKPEQVRNIRSVLFANCGLVPGGIDFIPEAMIDDGMLDVVVMSPRSAIGWLAMYAKILFKHKGNLPIMTMYRAGRIVIKCPEPMPTQIDGDTSGLATKLTVRVEPRSLLIRVKGQPA is encoded by the coding sequence ATGAACGACTGGCTTCTCTACGTCCTGAGCGCGGCGGCGCTGGCTTTCGCCGTCTCCAGCTGGTGGGGTGTCCGGAAGCTCAAGGCCCTGCACATCCGCAGCGCGGTCCATGAAGAAGCGCATGAAACGGGCCTCACCCAGCAACGCGTGGTCGTCATCCTCAACCCCGTCAAGGCACGTGCCCCCGAAGCGAAGGAAGCCATCCGGCGCGCCTGCCTGACAGCCGGGTGGGACGAACCCCTCTTCCTGGAGACCACCGCCGAGGACCCGGGATACTCCCAGGCCCGGTCGGCGCTGGACTACAAGGCCGACGTCGTGCTGGTGGGCGGTGGCGACGGCACCGTGCGGGTGGTGGCAGAGTCCCTCGCACACACGGATGTGGCCATGGGCCTGATTCCGCTGGGGACGGGAAACCTCCTGGCGCGAAACGTGGATCTGGATGTCAACGACCTCCATGCCAACGTGCAGACAGCGCTTTTCGGCCACCAGCGCTACATCGATACCGCGCGGATGGGCATCGAGAATTCCCGCACGGGACACTCTTCCGAGCACGCGTTCCTGGTGATCGCCGGGATCGGCATGGACGCCGAAATACTCGCTGATACCAATGCCGGCCTAAAGAAAGCCGTGGGTTGGCTCGCTTATACCGAAGCCGGAATGCGCCACCTGCCGGGGCGGCGAAGGAAGGTCTCAGTCGCGCTGGATGACAAGCCTGAGCAGGTCCGGAACATCCGCAGCGTCCTCTTTGCCAACTGTGGGCTGGTCCCGGGCGGGATCGATTTCATCCCGGAAGCCATGATCGATGACGGCATGCTGGACGTGGTGGTCATGAGCCCCCGCAGCGCCATCGGCTGGCTGGCCATGTACGCGAAAATCCTGTTCAAACACAAGGGCAACCTGCCCATCATGACGATGTACCGGGCCGGCCGAATCGTCATCAAGTGCCCGGAGCCCATGCCCACGCAAATCGACGGCGACACATCCGGGCTGGCCACCAAGCTCACCGTCCGGGTGGAACCGCGCTCGCTCCTGATAAGGGTCAAGGGCCAACCGGCCTGA
- the serS gene encoding serine--tRNA ligase: MIDVKDLSENPDKFRASQRARGADESVVDAIMAADSARRAAMIRFENLRAEQNVFGKKVAQAKGDEKKALLAEVKELANTVKAASAEADAAQAKQDELLRSIPNLIEGGVPEGGEDDYIVVKTVGTPREFPDFEPKDHLEIGELIGAIDMERGAKVSGSRFYFLRGVGARLEMALLQMAMDQAIEAGFVPMITPTLVRPETMQGTGFDVKHDAEIYRLAEDDLYLVGTSEVALAGYHADEILDLTAGPIRFAGQSSCYRREAGSHGKDTRGIIRVHQFNKVEMFIYTTVEKAAAEHERLLAWEEEMLAKCELPYRVIDTAAGDLGMSAARKFDCEAWIPTQGAYRELTSTSNCTTFQARRLNIRERVVNDEGVAKGTRAVATLNGTLATTRWIVAILEHHQNADGSVNVPAALQKYLGGMEVFPVL, translated from the coding sequence GTGATCGACGTAAAAGACCTCAGCGAAAACCCGGACAAGTTCCGTGCCAGCCAGCGCGCCCGCGGCGCCGACGAATCAGTGGTGGACGCGATCATGGCCGCAGACTCCGCCAGGCGTGCCGCCATGATCCGGTTTGAAAACCTCCGCGCCGAGCAGAACGTCTTCGGCAAGAAGGTGGCGCAGGCCAAGGGCGATGAGAAGAAAGCCCTGCTCGCCGAGGTCAAGGAACTGGCCAACACTGTGAAGGCCGCATCGGCCGAAGCAGACGCTGCCCAGGCCAAGCAGGACGAACTGCTGCGCAGTATCCCGAACCTTATTGAGGGCGGCGTCCCCGAGGGCGGCGAGGACGACTACATCGTGGTCAAAACCGTTGGAACGCCCCGCGAGTTCCCCGATTTCGAGCCGAAGGACCACCTGGAAATCGGTGAGCTGATCGGCGCCATCGACATGGAGCGCGGCGCGAAAGTTTCGGGGTCACGCTTCTACTTCCTGCGCGGAGTGGGTGCACGCCTGGAGATGGCGTTGCTGCAGATGGCCATGGACCAGGCCATCGAGGCCGGCTTCGTTCCCATGATCACCCCAACCTTGGTGCGCCCCGAAACCATGCAGGGCACCGGCTTTGATGTAAAGCACGACGCCGAGATCTACCGTCTCGCCGAGGACGACCTTTACCTGGTGGGCACCTCCGAGGTTGCCTTGGCCGGCTACCACGCGGACGAGATCCTGGACCTGACGGCCGGGCCCATCCGGTTTGCCGGCCAGAGTTCCTGCTACCGGCGTGAGGCCGGCTCGCACGGCAAGGACACCCGTGGCATCATCCGTGTCCACCAGTTCAACAAGGTGGAGATGTTCATTTACACCACGGTGGAGAAGGCCGCAGCCGAACACGAACGGCTCCTGGCCTGGGAAGAGGAGATGCTGGCCAAGTGCGAGCTCCCGTACCGCGTCATTGACACCGCCGCCGGCGACCTCGGCATGTCCGCGGCCCGCAAGTTCGACTGCGAAGCCTGGATTCCGACGCAGGGCGCCTACCGTGAGCTGACCTCCACCTCGAACTGCACGACTTTCCAGGCACGCCGCCTGAACATCCGCGAGCGTGTGGTCAACGACGAAGGCGTTGCCAAGGGCACCCGTGCCGTAGCCACCCTCAACGGCACGCTGGCCACCACCCGCTGGATCGTGGCCATCCTGGAGCACCACCAGAACGCCGACGGCTCGGTCAACGTCCCGGCCGCACTGCAGAAGTACCTCGGCGGCATGGAAGTCTTCCCCGTCCTCTAG
- a CDS encoding HAD family hydrolase: MTTLTETTVAGIDDQRIASENSTTKFMVALDVDGTLVDHDGHMSVPVREAAQAVVAAGHDVLIATGRSLNATLPIIEQIGIDRGYAVCCNGGVTLRLDPDLTDGYEIIHKATFDPAPALRALRQKLPTAKYALEDEDGNFLSTERFQDASFGVEAIGVDFQTLLEATAVRLVVFSTENTPEEFTATIQEIGLAGVTYSVGWTAWLDIAAAGVTKASALERLRGQLGTEPHSTVAIGDGRNDIEMLGWAGRGVAMGQAPEEVIAAADEVTHSVFDDGAAHVLRSLLP; the protein is encoded by the coding sequence ATGACTACATTGACTGAAACCACAGTCGCTGGCATCGATGACCAGCGGATCGCAAGCGAAAACAGCACCACCAAGTTCATGGTTGCCCTGGACGTGGACGGAACCCTGGTGGACCACGACGGCCACATGTCAGTGCCCGTCCGCGAGGCCGCCCAGGCCGTGGTGGCCGCAGGGCACGACGTCCTGATCGCCACCGGCCGTTCCCTGAACGCCACGCTGCCCATCATCGAGCAGATCGGCATCGACCGCGGCTACGCCGTCTGCTGCAACGGCGGCGTGACCCTCCGGCTGGATCCGGACCTGACCGACGGCTACGAAATCATCCACAAGGCCACCTTCGATCCGGCCCCGGCGCTCCGGGCATTGCGGCAGAAGCTGCCCACTGCGAAGTATGCGCTGGAGGACGAGGACGGCAATTTCCTGTCCACGGAACGATTCCAGGACGCCAGCTTCGGCGTCGAGGCCATCGGCGTCGACTTCCAGACTCTGCTCGAAGCCACGGCCGTCCGCCTGGTGGTGTTCAGCACCGAAAACACCCCGGAAGAGTTCACCGCAACCATCCAGGAGATCGGACTGGCCGGCGTCACCTACTCGGTCGGCTGGACGGCGTGGCTGGACATTGCCGCCGCCGGTGTGACGAAGGCCAGCGCGCTGGAACGGCTCCGTGGCCAGTTGGGGACTGAACCCCACAGCACCGTGGCCATCGGCGACGGCCGCAACGACATCGAAATGCTGGGCTGGGCCGGACGTGGCGTCGCCATGGGCCAGGCCCCGGAGGAAGTCATCGCCGCCGCGGATGAGGTCACGCATTCCGTGTTCGACGACGGCGCCGCCCACGTGCTGCGCAGCCTCCTGCCGTAG
- a CDS encoding beta-galactosidase family protein, producing MDTFAIGDRHFLLNGEPFRILSGAIHYFRVHPDLWEDRIRKARLMGLNTIETYVPWNEHSPAPGTFLVEEQLDLGRFLDLVAAEGMRAIVRPGPYICAEWDNGGLPAWLFSDPTVGVRSSEPGYLAAVGSYFDALLPLVVERQVTRGGPVILLQIENEYGAYGSDKAYLQHLVDLVKRHGVDIPLFTCDQPFGTMIEDGSLPELHKTGTFGSRSLERLAFLRERQPTGPLMCAEFWNGWFDNWGTHHHTTDAAASAAELDSLLSAGASVNIYMFHGGTNFGFTNGANDKGIYEPTITSYDYDAPLSEDGHPTAKYFAFRDVIARHFPVPAEVPAARPLQPESVVTVRSTLPLLSVLDGFGSAPEVAGPVPTSEVTGQYRGFCLYECTLDRGGVLAFSEVRDRAQFFLDGLPLGTLSRELGERAIVIPSGGMLQVLVEDQGRVNYGPRIGESKGLIGPAALDGDELIGWQIRALDLEYLDFDGAGPFTALAAELDGSGGVAGPSLSFATFEADGPEDRYLRLDSWTKGNAYVNGFNLGRYWSRGPQRTLYVPGPLIRKGRNVLAILELQGSATCDVRFVSGPDLGPDEK from the coding sequence TTGGATACCTTTGCCATCGGCGATCGCCACTTCCTGCTGAACGGCGAGCCCTTCCGCATCCTTTCCGGCGCCATCCACTACTTCAGGGTCCACCCGGACCTGTGGGAGGACCGGATCCGCAAGGCGCGGCTCATGGGGTTGAACACCATTGAGACCTACGTGCCGTGGAACGAGCACTCCCCCGCGCCGGGGACGTTCCTGGTGGAGGAACAGTTGGATTTGGGCCGCTTCCTGGATTTGGTGGCGGCGGAGGGCATGCGGGCCATCGTCCGGCCGGGACCGTACATCTGCGCCGAATGGGACAACGGCGGGCTCCCGGCGTGGCTGTTCAGCGACCCCACGGTGGGTGTACGAAGCAGCGAACCGGGCTACCTTGCCGCCGTCGGCTCGTACTTCGACGCCCTGCTGCCACTCGTGGTGGAACGGCAGGTGACGCGCGGCGGGCCGGTCATCCTGCTGCAGATTGAAAACGAATATGGCGCCTACGGCAGCGACAAGGCGTACCTGCAGCACCTCGTGGACCTGGTGAAACGCCACGGCGTGGACATCCCGCTGTTCACCTGCGACCAGCCGTTCGGCACCATGATCGAGGACGGGTCGCTGCCCGAGCTGCACAAAACCGGGACGTTCGGTTCACGTTCCCTTGAGCGCCTTGCGTTCCTGCGCGAGCGGCAGCCCACCGGGCCGCTGATGTGTGCCGAGTTCTGGAACGGCTGGTTCGACAACTGGGGCACCCACCACCACACCACCGACGCCGCTGCTTCCGCCGCCGAGCTCGATTCGCTGCTGTCCGCGGGGGCGTCAGTGAACATCTACATGTTCCACGGGGGCACCAACTTCGGATTCACCAACGGGGCCAACGACAAAGGCATCTACGAACCGACCATCACGTCGTACGACTACGACGCGCCGCTCAGCGAGGACGGACACCCGACCGCCAAGTACTTCGCGTTCAGGGACGTCATCGCCAGGCATTTCCCAGTGCCCGCCGAGGTCCCGGCTGCACGGCCGCTGCAGCCGGAGTCAGTCGTCACCGTGCGCTCGACGCTCCCGTTGCTCAGCGTCTTGGATGGTTTCGGTTCTGCCCCGGAGGTGGCAGGGCCGGTGCCGACCTCCGAAGTCACCGGGCAGTACCGCGGCTTCTGCCTCTACGAGTGCACCCTGGACCGCGGCGGCGTCCTGGCCTTCAGTGAGGTCCGCGACCGGGCGCAGTTCTTCCTCGACGGGCTCCCGCTCGGCACGCTCAGCCGCGAACTGGGCGAGCGTGCCATCGTGATCCCCAGCGGCGGAATGCTGCAGGTCCTGGTGGAAGACCAGGGCCGGGTGAATTACGGGCCGCGGATCGGCGAGTCCAAAGGGCTGATCGGACCGGCCGCGCTGGACGGCGATGAGCTCATCGGATGGCAAATCCGGGCCTTGGACCTGGAGTATCTGGACTTCGACGGCGCAGGTCCGTTCACGGCGTTGGCCGCGGAACTGGACGGATCCGGAGGAGTTGCCGGTCCGTCCCTGTCCTTCGCGACGTTCGAGGCGGACGGCCCCGAAGACCGGTACCTGCGCCTGGACAGCTGGACGAAAGGCAACGCCTACGTCAACGGCTTCAATCTGGGCCGCTACTGGAGCCGCGGACCGCAGCGCACGCTCTACGTGCCCGGGCCGCTCATCCGGAAAGGCCGCAACGTCCTGGCCATCCTGGAACTCCAAGGCAGCGCCACCTGCGACGTCCGCTTTGTGTCCGGGCCGGACCTCGGACCGGACGAGAAGTAG
- a CDS encoding carbohydrate ABC transporter permease, with amino-acid sequence MTNLAEDLKAEAPFRAGAALAARQESRGRSPRERKARATDAVIYAVLAVLVVALLVPFIWMLSSSLKENNQVLTVPIQWIPAEFVWSNYTDIWTRIPMMGYLQNSLYLAVIITCLQVLTGSLAAYGFAKVRFPGRDVLFLAYIGTIAVPWQAYMVPQYIMMQQLGLTNSFNALILLQAFGAFGVFLMRQYYMTIPDELCEAARIDGLSEYGIWARVILPLSKPALASLALLTFVNTWNDYMGPFIYLTSNRLWTVQLGLRSFVGQFDAEYAMIMTGSVISVIPILIIFLIGQRYFIQGIATSGMKG; translated from the coding sequence ATGACCAACCTGGCCGAAGACCTCAAAGCCGAGGCACCGTTCCGGGCGGGGGCCGCCCTCGCAGCGCGGCAGGAATCCCGCGGACGCTCGCCCCGCGAGCGCAAGGCGCGGGCCACCGACGCCGTCATCTACGCCGTGCTGGCGGTCCTGGTGGTGGCGCTCCTGGTCCCGTTCATCTGGATGCTCTCCTCCTCCCTAAAGGAGAACAACCAGGTCCTCACCGTCCCCATCCAGTGGATCCCCGCGGAGTTCGTCTGGAGCAACTACACGGACATCTGGACCCGCATCCCCATGATGGGCTACCTGCAGAACTCGCTGTACCTCGCGGTGATCATCACCTGCCTGCAGGTCCTTACCGGCTCGCTCGCGGCCTACGGCTTCGCGAAGGTCCGCTTCCCGGGCAGGGACGTGCTGTTCCTGGCCTACATCGGCACCATCGCGGTGCCGTGGCAGGCCTACATGGTGCCGCAGTACATCATGATGCAGCAGTTGGGGCTCACCAACAGCTTCAACGCCCTCATCCTGCTGCAGGCGTTCGGAGCGTTCGGCGTGTTCCTGATGCGCCAGTACTACATGACCATCCCCGATGAACTCTGCGAGGCCGCCCGCATCGACGGCCTCAGCGAGTACGGCATCTGGGCCCGGGTGATCCTGCCCTTGTCCAAGCCCGCCCTCGCCAGCCTGGCCCTGCTCACGTTCGTGAACACCTGGAACGACTACATGGGGCCGTTCATCTACCTGACCAGCAACCGGCTGTGGACGGTCCAGCTCGGCCTGCGCTCCTTCGTGGGCCAGTTCGACGCCGAATACGCCATGATCATGACCGGGTCCGTCATCTCGGTGATCCCGATCCTGATCATCTTCCTGATTGGCCAGCGCTACTTCATCCAGGGCATCGCGACGAGCGGCATGAAGGGATGA
- a CDS encoding carbohydrate ABC transporter permease yields MTTETLQPETAKGAPAVHSRGNRKQARRNTLIGWTFILPNFLGFLAFTLIPVLAAFALSFMEWTSFSAPRWVGLANFQRMVQSDTFWVALRNTVVYALGHVPLTMALALVLALLLNRKLKGIGFFRVAIFFPYITSLVAVAVVWNMLFSPDNGPINQLLHAVGIAEAPGWTSSSDWAMPAVIITSVWRDMGYYMILYLAGLQAIPTELYEAAEVDGASPWQRFWNVTLPSLRPTTFFVVVMLTVSSFKVFDLIVVMTNGGPGRATTVLSQLIYQEGIGEGKFGYSSAISLVLFVIVLTVTVLQFKLQQRRER; encoded by the coding sequence GTGACTACGGAAACACTCCAGCCGGAAACAGCCAAGGGGGCCCCGGCCGTCCACAGCCGGGGCAACCGGAAGCAGGCGCGGCGCAATACGCTGATCGGCTGGACGTTCATCCTGCCGAACTTCCTGGGCTTTCTGGCTTTCACCCTCATCCCCGTGCTGGCGGCGTTTGCCCTGTCCTTTATGGAGTGGACCTCATTCAGCGCACCGCGCTGGGTTGGCCTGGCAAACTTCCAGCGCATGGTGCAGAGCGATACGTTCTGGGTGGCCCTGCGCAACACGGTGGTCTACGCCCTGGGACACGTCCCGCTGACCATGGCCCTGGCCCTGGTTTTGGCTCTGCTCCTGAACCGGAAACTCAAGGGCATCGGCTTCTTCCGCGTGGCCATCTTCTTTCCCTACATCACCTCGCTGGTGGCTGTGGCCGTCGTCTGGAACATGCTCTTCAGCCCGGACAACGGACCGATCAACCAGCTCCTGCATGCTGTTGGAATTGCCGAGGCACCAGGCTGGACCTCCAGTTCGGACTGGGCCATGCCCGCCGTGATCATCACCAGCGTCTGGCGGGATATGGGCTACTACATGATCCTGTATTTGGCCGGGCTTCAGGCCATCCCCACCGAACTCTACGAAGCGGCAGAGGTGGACGGCGCCAGTCCCTGGCAGCGGTTCTGGAACGTCACCCTGCCGTCGCTGCGCCCCACCACGTTCTTTGTGGTGGTCATGCTGACCGTGTCCAGCTTTAAGGTCTTTGACCTGATTGTGGTGATGACCAACGGCGGCCCCGGGCGCGCCACCACGGTGCTGTCTCAGCTCATCTACCAGGAGGGCATCGGCGAAGGGAAGTTCGGTTACTCCTCGGCCATCTCGCTGGTGCTGTTCGTGATCGTCCTGACGGTCACCGTCCTGCAATTCAAGCTCCAACAGCGGAGGGAACGCTGA
- a CDS encoding ABC transporter substrate-binding protein, with protein MKRTTLAAIALAVTAGLGLTGCGGAAGPAEPQGQAGKTRLTVSVWNYEGTPEFKALFDAYETANPTVDIEPVDILADDYPQKVTTMLAGGDTTDVLTMKNVIDYSRYASNGQLQEINSVVDALDRDNLAGLDAFDVDGKYYAAPYRQDFWLLYYNKDLFKAAGVEDPANLTWDEYAALAQKLTTKAADGKTSYGTYHHIWRSVIQAISAAQNDGDQIGGDYGFFEDQYNTALDLQKSGATLDFGTAKSQKTSYRTMFETGQAAMMPMGTWYIAGVLQAKKDGKTNVNWGLAPMPQKTSGGKVTTFGSPTAFAVNKNASHSDEAKKFIEWAAGEEGAKAISKIGVVPALKNDAVTDAYFKLEGLPTDELSKKAFTPDEVALEMPVSDKSAATDKILNQEHDLIMVGERSVADGIAEMGKRVKSEVLGQ; from the coding sequence ATGAAGCGCACAACCCTCGCCGCGATCGCATTGGCCGTAACGGCCGGGCTCGGCCTGACCGGTTGCGGCGGCGCCGCCGGACCGGCGGAACCCCAGGGCCAGGCCGGCAAGACGCGCCTGACTGTTTCCGTCTGGAACTACGAAGGGACCCCGGAATTCAAGGCGCTCTTCGACGCCTATGAAACAGCCAACCCCACGGTGGACATCGAGCCCGTGGACATCCTGGCCGATGACTACCCCCAGAAGGTCACCACCATGCTGGCCGGCGGCGACACCACCGACGTCCTGACCATGAAGAACGTCATCGACTACTCCCGGTACGCCAGCAACGGCCAACTCCAGGAGATCAACAGCGTGGTGGACGCACTGGACAGGGACAACCTCGCCGGCTTGGACGCATTCGACGTCGACGGCAAGTACTACGCCGCCCCGTACCGCCAGGACTTCTGGCTGCTCTACTACAACAAGGACCTCTTCAAGGCCGCAGGCGTGGAAGACCCCGCCAACCTCACCTGGGATGAGTACGCCGCCCTGGCCCAGAAGCTGACCACAAAGGCCGCCGATGGCAAGACCTCCTACGGCACCTACCACCACATCTGGCGTTCCGTGATCCAGGCCATCTCTGCTGCCCAGAACGACGGCGACCAGATCGGCGGCGACTACGGCTTCTTCGAAGACCAGTACAACACCGCGCTGGACCTGCAGAAGAGCGGCGCCACCCTGGACTTCGGCACGGCGAAGAGCCAGAAGACCAGCTACCGCACCATGTTCGAAACCGGCCAGGCTGCCATGATGCCGATGGGTACCTGGTACATCGCCGGGGTCCTGCAGGCCAAGAAGGACGGCAAGACCAACGTCAACTGGGGCCTGGCTCCCATGCCGCAGAAGACCTCCGGCGGCAAGGTCACCACGTTCGGCTCACCCACGGCCTTCGCCGTCAACAAAAACGCCTCGCACTCTGATGAAGCCAAGAAGTTCATCGAGTGGGCCGCCGGCGAAGAGGGCGCCAAGGCCATCTCCAAGATCGGCGTCGTCCCTGCCCTGAAGAACGATGCCGTCACGGACGCCTACTTCAAGCTGGAGGGCCTGCCCACAGACGAACTGTCCAAGAAGGCGTTCACCCCTGACGAGGTTGCCCTCGAAATGCCTGTGAGCGACAAGTCCGCAGCCACCGACAAGATCCTCAACCAGGAGCACGACCTGATCATGGTGGGCGAACGCTCCGTGGCTGACGGCATCGCAGAAATGGGCAAGCGCGTCAAGAGCGAAGTCCTGGGCCAGTGA
- a CDS encoding hydroxyacid dehydrogenase, whose translation MSPKPNALLVMNSGTFADQFDSTRLQRLAGLVDLGEQPWTASLDSPELAERLANVEILLTSWGVPLLAPELLDRMPSLRAVFHCAGTVRSFATDELWERGILVTNGADANAIPVAEFTFASIVLAGKKAHVLANDARAHRDDWSYTTQRGELGNIGRVIGVIGFSRIGRRVVQLVQQLQDVTVLVSDPHADPFAVKAAGGRLVPLEELLPASDIVSVHAPALPETRHMIGAPELRAMKDHATLINTARGSLVDTKALEAECATGRIHALLDVTEPEPLPADSVLYDLPNVIITPHIAGSLGTETRRMSDAALDDLERYLTGQELLAQVVHDDLSLSA comes from the coding sequence ATGTCGCCCAAGCCCAATGCGCTGTTGGTTATGAATAGCGGAACTTTTGCAGACCAGTTTGATTCCACGCGTTTGCAGCGGCTGGCGGGACTCGTTGACCTGGGCGAACAGCCTTGGACCGCTTCACTGGATTCCCCGGAGCTGGCCGAGCGTTTGGCGAACGTGGAAATCCTGCTCACCAGCTGGGGGGTTCCGCTGCTCGCTCCCGAGCTGCTGGACCGGATGCCCAGCCTGCGGGCAGTTTTCCACTGCGCCGGGACTGTGCGCAGCTTCGCCACTGACGAGCTGTGGGAGCGGGGCATCCTGGTCACCAACGGCGCAGACGCGAACGCCATTCCCGTCGCAGAGTTCACGTTCGCCTCCATCGTTCTGGCCGGGAAAAAGGCCCACGTCCTGGCCAACGACGCCCGCGCCCACCGGGACGACTGGAGCTACACCACCCAACGTGGCGAGCTCGGCAACATCGGGCGGGTCATCGGCGTGATCGGCTTCTCCCGGATCGGACGGCGAGTGGTCCAACTGGTCCAGCAACTGCAGGACGTTACCGTCCTCGTGAGCGATCCGCACGCGGACCCGTTCGCCGTCAAAGCAGCGGGCGGCCGGCTTGTTCCGCTCGAGGAACTCCTGCCGGCGTCGGACATTGTGAGCGTCCACGCGCCGGCACTGCCCGAAACCCGGCACATGATCGGGGCTCCGGAGCTTCGGGCCATGAAGGACCATGCAACTCTGATCAATACAGCCCGCGGATCCCTGGTGGACACGAAAGCACTTGAAGCTGAGTGCGCCACCGGCCGGATCCACGCCCTCCTGGATGTCACCGAACCCGAGCCGCTGCCCGCGGACTCCGTGCTCTACGACCTCCCCAACGTGATCATCACCCCGCACATCGCCGGTTCCCTGGGAACGGAAACCCGGAGGATGTCGGACGCGGCCCTGGATGACCTGGAACGGTACCTGACCGGACAGGAACTCCTCGCCCAGGTGGTCCACGACGACCTCTCCCTCAGCGCCTGA